Genomic segment of Rhodococcus rhodochrous:
CGCGACCCGATCGCCCACGCCCACCCCGTACCGCTCGTGGAGCGCCGCGGCGAGGGCGTACGACATGCGCGCGTTCCGGGCGAAGGTGATCCGCTGATCGGTCGTGACCAGATACTCGCGGTCGCCCCAGGCCAGGGACTGGGACAGCAGGTCGGCGACGGCGCGATCGCGTCGGCGCATGACGGGGATCTCGGTGCCCAGGACCTCCTGCATGACGATCTCGAACTCGCCGCCCGGGCCCGTGAGCCGGGAAACCAGCTGGTCGAGGAAATGGGAGGGATCGGACGGGATGGTCATCGCGCGTGTCCCGTCGATGCCCCTGCGCGCTTCACGAACGTCCCCTCCTCCAACGAGTGCGTCCCGTCAGAATCTCACGACCGCTCGGTCCGGCTCCGAATGTACCGGTGAGTGAGACGAGCAGTGACGGTCACCGCCGCGCTCCCTAGCCTTCGGACCAGGGCGTCCGTGGGCAACCGAGGTCCTGTGTCCGAGGGGCCGCGGCCCGGCGCCGTACCCCGAGAGAGGACATCCGATCCCATGACCGCAACGACGGCGTCGCCCGCGCAGTGGCGCGGCCACGACCTGGGCACCCGCACGATCGCCTACGACGAACGCGACGCGATCCTGTACGCACTCGCCGTGGGGGCGTCCGCGACCGACCTCGACCTCGTGTTCGAGGAGCGACTCCGGGTGCTGCCGACCTTCGCCCTGACCCTGGCCCAGTGGGCGCCCGATGCGCTCGGCGCGCTCGGCGCATTCGACACGAGGACCGCACTGCACGGCTCCCAGAGCCTCGAGGTCCTCGCCCCGCTTCCGCGGTCGGGGGAGATCACCATGTCGGCGCGTGTCGGGGAGGTCTGGGACAAGGGCCGCGCGGCGGTCTTCGAGGTCGTCGTCGAGAGCGAGTACTTCGTGGCGACCTGGTCGCTGTTCGCGCCGGGAGCGGGCGGCTTCGGCGGCGAACGCGGACCGTCGGCGCCGGCAGCGCCGGACGAGCAGGCCGACACGATCGGCACACTCACCACCCACGCCGATCAGGCCGCGCTCTACCGGCTCACCGGCGACCGCCACCACATCCACA
This window contains:
- a CDS encoding MaoC/PaaZ C-terminal domain-containing protein, whose translation is MTATTASPAQWRGHDLGTRTIAYDERDAILYALAVGASATDLDLVFEERLRVLPTFALTLAQWAPDALGALGAFDTRTALHGSQSLEVLAPLPRSGEITMSARVGEVWDKGRAAVFEVVVESEYFVATWSLFAPGAGGFGGERGPSAPAAPDEQADTIGTLTTHADQAALYRLTGDRHHIHIDPAAAARIGQPRPILHGLCTLAAATLPLADMLGAHPADLRTLFGRFAAPVFPGDTAQVRSWGDTTDARFDVVTQAGAVLSGGRAAFA